Below is a window of Cryobacterium sp. PAMC25264 DNA.
CCACGCGCAAGAGCTCGCGGGTGACACCGCGCTGACCGTGACCGTTAGCTCCGGGGCGCTCCCGGACGGTCGGCGGGCCTGGTTCGTCTTCAACTGGGGATGGGAACCGCGGGCGATCACGCTTGCGGCCACCGTCGCCGACACCGTCACCGGGGAACTGCTGGCGACGGGCACAGATGTCTCACTGGCCGCCTGGTCGACGCGGACCTTCCTCAGCCGGTGAGCACAACCGGATCGTCTGATCCTTCCCAACCAGAGTCCTTCCCAACCACAGAAAGAGTGATCATGAACAAGAAGGCACGGAGAACAGCAGTGGCGCTGGTGACCGGCGTCGTGTCGATCGGGATGCTCCTGAGCGGGTGCACGCCGAGTTCCAGCGATAACGCCTCCCCGGAGACGATCAGCCAGGACGACATCGACAAGGCGATGACCACGCCCACGAAGCTCACGTTCTGGACGTGGGTGCCCGACATCGAAAACGAGGTGAAGCTCTTCGAAGAGAAGTACCCCGACATCGACGTCACGGTCGAGAACGTCGGCCAGGGGCTCCCGCACTACCAGAAGCTCCGCAGCGCCATCGAGGCCGGCGAAGGCGCACCCGATGTCGCACAGATCGAATACCAGTACATCCCGTCGTTCGTGCTGAACGATTCGCTGCTGGACCTGACCGCCTATGGAGCCGACGACCTCTCCGGCGACTACGTCGACTGGGCCTGGAACCAGGTGTCACCGGACACCGAGGTCTGGGCGATCCCGCAGGATGTCGGGCCGATGGGCAACCTCTACCGCAACGACATCCTCAGCCAGGCCGGAATCACCGACCCTCCCGCGACCTGGGACGACTACGCGGCCGCCGCCAAGACCGTCAAGGACTCGACCGGCAGCTACATCTCGAACCTCGGCGCCACCCAGGCGGGCCAGATGATCGGCTTCCTCTGGCAGGCCGGCGTCAAGCCGTTCGGGTACGACGGTAAGGAGACCGTGACCATCGACGTGAACAGCGACGAGGCCAAGAAGGTCGCGGACTACTGGACCAACCTGATCCAGCAGGACCTGATCTCCACCGACGTCGACTTCCAGGACCAGTGGTACCAGGGCCTGGCCAGCGGCAAGTACGCGGGCTGGCTCACCGCCGCGTGGGGTCCGATCTTCCTGCAGGGCACGGCCGAGGGCACGTCGGGCGCCTGGCGCGCGGCTCCGCTGCCGCAGTGGAATGAGGGCGACAACGTCTCGGGCAACTGGGGAGGTTCGTCCGACGCTGTGCTCGCATCCAGCAAGAACAAGATCGCCGCGTACGAGCTCGCCACGTTCATCAACAACGACGAGGCCTCGGCCATGAAGCTGGCGACCGAACAGTTCCTGTTCCCGCCGCAGGTGTCGGTGCTGGAGGACCCGGCGTTCGTCGACCAGGAGTCGGAGTTCTACGGCGGCCAGAAGGTGAACCAGCTGTTCGCCGAGATCTCGCAGACCGTCGACACCGACTTCCAGTGGCTGCCCTACATGGACTACGTGTACTCCACCTACGAGGAGACCATGGGCACCGTGATCGCCGCCAAGGGCGACATTGCCCAGGCGCTGGACACCTGGCAGGACCAGCTGGTGACCTACGCGACGGACCAGGGCTTCACCGTGAAGTGACCCGCCGGGCGCCCGCTGGCCGGCGGGCGCCCGTCCGTCCCCGCACCGCGTCGGCCGGTCGGCCGATTCCCCCCTTTCACAGAAAAGGAGTCGCAATGTCGCACTCCCCCGCGCTCACCGCCGAGCGCCCCGCCGGTCCGCCGCTGCCGAAACGTCCGACCAGCCCCGCCAAGCGCACGCAACGCCGCGCGGCGTACCTGTTCCTGCTGCCATTCTTCGTCGTGTTCCTCTCGATGCTTGTCGTGCCCCTCGTCTACGCGGGCTACCTCAGCCTGTTCGAGAGCAAACTGATCGGTGGGGAGGCCTTCGCGGGCCTGGCCAACTACGCCCGCGCCCTCACCGATCCCGCATTCCTGGAAGGCCTCGGCCGGGTCGGCCTGTTCTTCATCATCCAGGTGCCCATCATGCTCGGCCTGGCCCTGTTCTTCGCCCTGGCGCTGGACAGCGCCCGCGCCCACGGGTCCAAGGGGATCAGGCTGCTGATCTACATGCCGTACGCCGTACCGGCGGTCGTCGCGACCCTGATGTGGGGCTACCTGTACGGACCGGACTTCGGCCCGATCGCGCAGATCTCCCGGGCGGTCGGGCTGGGAACGCCGGACTTCCTCTCACCGGAGTCGATCCTCGGCTCCATGATGAACATCGTCACGTGGGAATTCGTCGGCTACAACATGATCATCATGTACGCGGCCCTCCGATCCATTCCCGGTGAACTCTATGAGGCCGCCGAGATCGACGGTGCCGGCCAGTTCCGGCTGGCCTGGAGCGTCAAAATCCCGGCGATCAGGCCGGCGCTCATGCTGACCTTGATCTTCTCGGTGATCGGCTCCTTCCAGCTCTTCGCTGAACCGAGCCTGCTGAACGCCATCGCCCCCGACGCGATCACGAACTCCTTCACCCCGAACTACTACGCGTACAACCTCGCGTTCATCAACCAGGAACTGAACTTCGCCGCGGCCATCGCGTTCCTGCTCGGAATCGTGATCGCGATCGTGTCGTACTTCGTCCAACTCGGCGGGGAACGCAGCGAACGACGAGAGAGGGCGCTGTCATGACGTCTCGGGTTGGCCCTGCGCTCGTGACCCCCGGCGACGGCGACGAGGCGGTCGCCCCGGGCCGCAGCCGGCCCCGGTACGCGCCCGGAAAGCGCCGGAGCATCCTGCTCACTGTTCTGCTCTGGCTGTGCGTGCTCTACTTCGTGCTGCCGCTGTGGTGGCTCTTCGTCTCCTCCACGAAGAACAACTCGGCCCTGTTCTCGACCTTCGGCATGTGGTTCGGCGGCGATTTCTCGCTCTGGGACAACCTGCAGACCCTCTTCACCGTTCGGGACGGGATCTTCCTGCGGTGGATGCTCAACACCTTCGTCTACGCATT
It encodes the following:
- a CDS encoding ABC transporter substrate-binding protein, with the protein product MNKKARRTAVALVTGVVSIGMLLSGCTPSSSDNASPETISQDDIDKAMTTPTKLTFWTWVPDIENEVKLFEEKYPDIDVTVENVGQGLPHYQKLRSAIEAGEGAPDVAQIEYQYIPSFVLNDSLLDLTAYGADDLSGDYVDWAWNQVSPDTEVWAIPQDVGPMGNLYRNDILSQAGITDPPATWDDYAAAAKTVKDSTGSYISNLGATQAGQMIGFLWQAGVKPFGYDGKETVTIDVNSDEAKKVADYWTNLIQQDLISTDVDFQDQWYQGLASGKYAGWLTAAWGPIFLQGTAEGTSGAWRAAPLPQWNEGDNVSGNWGGSSDAVLASSKNKIAAYELATFINNDEASAMKLATEQFLFPPQVSVLEDPAFVDQESEFYGGQKVNQLFAEISQTVDTDFQWLPYMDYVYSTYEETMGTVIAAKGDIAQALDTWQDQLVTYATDQGFTVK
- a CDS encoding carbohydrate ABC transporter permease, translated to MSHSPALTAERPAGPPLPKRPTSPAKRTQRRAAYLFLLPFFVVFLSMLVVPLVYAGYLSLFESKLIGGEAFAGLANYARALTDPAFLEGLGRVGLFFIIQVPIMLGLALFFALALDSARAHGSKGIRLLIYMPYAVPAVVATLMWGYLYGPDFGPIAQISRAVGLGTPDFLSPESILGSMMNIVTWEFVGYNMIIMYAALRSIPGELYEAAEIDGAGQFRLAWSVKIPAIRPALMLTLIFSVIGSFQLFAEPSLLNAIAPDAITNSFTPNYYAYNLAFINQELNFAAAIAFLLGIVIAIVSYFVQLGGERSERRERALS